From a single Mycolicibacterium mengxianglii genomic region:
- a CDS encoding valine--tRNA ligase → MTASPHTDAAASRAQALPKSWDPGAVESELYQGWVDAGYFTADPGSDKPPYSIVLPPPNVTGSLHMGHALDHTVMDALTRRRRMQGYEVLWLPGMDHAGIATQSLVEKQLAAEGKTKEDFGREQFISKVWDWKRESGGTIGGQMRRLGDGVDWSRDRFTMDEGLSRAVRTIFKRLYDAGLIYQAERLVNWSPVLQTAISDLEVKYEDVDGELVSFRYGSMDDAQPHLVVATTRVETMLGDTAIAVHPDDERYRSLVGQRLAHPFLDREIIIVADNHVDPEFGTGAVKVTPAHDPNDFEIGLRHKLPMPTIMDEAGRISGTGTQFDGMDRFEARVAVREALAAEGRIVAEKRPYQHSVGHSERSGEPIEPRLSLQWWVKVESLAKASGDAVRNGDTVIHPASLEPRWFAWVDNMHDWCISRQLWWGHRIPIWHGPDGQKVCVGPDETPPEGWEQDPDVLDTWFSSALWPFSTMGWPDRTPDLDKFYPTTVLVTGYDILFFWVARMMMFGTFVGDDPAITADGTRGPQVPFQNVFLHGLIRDEFGRKMSKSKGNGIDPLDWVETFGADALRFTLARGASPGGDLSIGEDHARASRNFATKVFNATRFALMNGAQPAPLPELSALTDADRWILGRLEQVRAEVDSALEAYEFSRACESLYHFAWDEFCDWYVELAKVQLSQGGSRAAQTNAVLAEVLDALLKLLHPVMPFVTETLWKALTGGESLVIADWPQPSGITLDQAAAQHIADLQKLVTEVRRFRSDQGLADRQKVPARLTGVDEAGLAEHAVATSSLAWLTDATPDFTPSASIEVRLAGGTVLVELDTSSTVDVAAERRRLEKDLAAAQKELAGTTAKLDNDAFLAKAPEAVVAKIRDRQRLAGEEVDRITARLAGLA, encoded by the coding sequence GTGACTGCCAGCCCCCACACCGATGCCGCCGCCTCCAGGGCGCAAGCCCTACCAAAATCCTGGGACCCGGGGGCAGTAGAAAGCGAGCTGTACCAGGGCTGGGTCGACGCCGGGTACTTCACCGCCGACCCGGGCAGTGACAAGCCGCCCTACTCCATCGTGCTGCCACCCCCCAACGTGACCGGCAGCCTGCACATGGGCCACGCCCTCGACCACACCGTGATGGACGCACTGACACGTCGGCGGCGGATGCAGGGCTACGAGGTGCTGTGGCTGCCCGGCATGGACCACGCTGGGATCGCCACGCAGTCACTGGTGGAGAAGCAGCTGGCCGCCGAGGGCAAGACCAAAGAAGACTTCGGCCGCGAACAGTTCATCAGCAAGGTCTGGGACTGGAAACGCGAATCCGGCGGCACCATCGGCGGCCAGATGCGCCGGCTCGGCGATGGCGTCGACTGGAGCCGCGACCGGTTCACCATGGACGAGGGTCTCTCGCGCGCGGTGCGCACGATCTTCAAACGGCTTTACGACGCCGGACTGATCTACCAGGCGGAGCGGCTGGTGAACTGGTCGCCGGTGCTGCAAACGGCCATCAGCGACCTCGAGGTCAAGTACGAGGATGTCGACGGCGAGCTGGTGTCGTTCCGCTACGGCTCGATGGACGACGCACAGCCCCATCTTGTCGTTGCAACCACCCGTGTGGAGACGATGCTGGGTGACACCGCGATCGCGGTGCACCCCGACGACGAGCGCTACCGTTCGCTGGTGGGGCAGCGACTGGCCCACCCGTTCCTGGACCGCGAGATCATCATCGTCGCCGACAACCACGTCGACCCCGAATTCGGCACCGGCGCGGTGAAGGTCACCCCCGCTCACGATCCCAACGACTTCGAGATCGGCCTGCGGCACAAGCTGCCGATGCCGACCATCATGGACGAGGCCGGGCGGATTTCCGGCACCGGAACACAATTCGACGGAATGGACCGCTTCGAGGCGCGGGTCGCCGTGCGGGAAGCGCTGGCCGCCGAAGGCCGGATCGTCGCCGAGAAGCGGCCGTACCAGCACAGTGTGGGTCATTCCGAGCGCAGCGGTGAGCCGATCGAGCCGCGGCTGAGCCTGCAGTGGTGGGTCAAGGTGGAGTCCTTGGCCAAGGCATCCGGCGATGCGGTTCGCAACGGCGACACCGTGATTCATCCCGCCAGCTTGGAGCCACGATGGTTCGCCTGGGTCGACAACATGCACGACTGGTGTATCTCCCGCCAGCTGTGGTGGGGGCATCGCATCCCGATCTGGCACGGACCTGACGGTCAGAAGGTGTGCGTGGGGCCTGACGAGACCCCGCCCGAGGGCTGGGAGCAGGATCCCGACGTCCTCGACACCTGGTTCTCCTCGGCGCTGTGGCCGTTCTCCACGATGGGCTGGCCGGACCGCACGCCTGATCTCGACAAGTTCTATCCGACAACGGTTCTGGTGACCGGTTACGACATCTTGTTCTTCTGGGTCGCCCGGATGATGATGTTCGGCACCTTCGTCGGTGATGACCCCGCGATTACCGCCGACGGCACCCGCGGCCCGCAGGTGCCGTTCCAGAACGTGTTCCTGCACGGCCTGATCCGTGACGAATTCGGCCGCAAGATGAGCAAGTCCAAGGGCAACGGGATCGACCCGCTGGACTGGGTGGAGACATTCGGCGCCGACGCGCTGCGCTTCACCCTGGCCCGCGGCGCCAGTCCCGGTGGCGACCTGTCCATCGGCGAGGATCATGCCCGCGCGTCGCGTAACTTCGCCACCAAAGTGTTCAACGCCACCCGCTTCGCGCTGATGAACGGTGCCCAGCCGGCCCCGCTACCGGAACTGTCGGCACTCACCGACGCCGACAGATGGATCCTGGGCCGGTTGGAACAGGTTCGCGCTGAGGTGGATTCGGCGTTGGAGGCTTACGAGTTCAGCCGGGCATGTGAATCGCTCTACCACTTCGCCTGGGACGAGTTCTGTGACTGGTACGTCGAGCTCGCGAAAGTGCAACTCAGCCAAGGTGGTTCGCGAGCCGCCCAGACCAACGCGGTGCTGGCCGAGGTGCTCGACGCTCTCCTCAAGCTGCTGCACCCGGTGATGCCGTTCGTCACCGAGACGCTGTGGAAGGCGCTCACCGGCGGCGAATCCCTGGTGATCGCCGACTGGCCGCAGCCGTCCGGCATCACGTTGGATCAGGCTGCCGCGCAACATATTGCGGATCTGCAGAAGCTGGTCACGGAGGTACGGCGTTTCCGCAGTGACCAGGGCCTGGCCGACCGGCAGAAGGTGCCGGCCCGGTTGACGGGCGTGGACGAGGCCGGGCTCGCCGAGCATGCCGTGGCCACCTCGTCGCTGGCCTGGCTCACCGATGCCACGCCGGACTTCACGCCGTCGGCCTCCATCGAGGTCCGTCTGGCAGGTGGCACCGTCCTGGTGGAACTCGACACCTCGAGCACCGTGGACGTCGCGGCCGAACGGCGGCGACTGGAGAAGGACCTGGCCGCCGCACAGAAGGAGCTCGCGGGCACCACCGCCAAGCTGGACAACGACGCGTTCCTGGCCAAGGCGCCCGAGGCGGTGGTCGCCAAGATTCGCGACCGGCAACGCCTGGCCGGTGAAGAGGTCGACCGCATCACCGCCCGTCTGGCCGGATTGGCATGA
- the ctaD gene encoding aa3-type cytochrome oxidase subunit I: MTAVDKSIPELRATRPFKERVGPKGNLIYKLITTTDHKLIGIMYCVACFTFFFIGGLMALFIRAELALPGLQFLSNEQYNQLFTMHGTVMLLFYATPVVFGFANLVLPLQIGAPDVAFPRLNALSFWLFVFGALIALAGFITPGGAADFGWTAYAPLSDAVHSPGAGGDLWIMGLAVGGLGTILGGVNMITTVVCMRAPGMTMFRMPIFTWNILVTSILVLIAFPLLTAALFGLAADRHLGAHVYDPANGGVLLWQHLFWFFGHPEVYIVALPFFGIVTEIFPVFSRKPIFGYTTLIYATMAIAALSVAVWAHHMFATGAVLLPFFAFMTYLIAVPTGIKFFNWIGTMWKGQLTFETPMLFSVGFLVTFLLGGLTGVILASPPLDFHVTDSYFVIAHFHYVLFGTIVFATYAGIYFWFPKMTGRLLDERLGKLHFWLTFIGFHTTFLVQHWLGDEGMPRRYADYLPSDGFTSLNVVSTIGAFILGISTLPFVWNVFKSWRYGEVVTVDDPWGYGNSLEWATSCPPPRHNFTELPRIRSERPAFELHYPHMIDRMRAEAHIGRSHGPSDGDVTRLDGEQVRT; this comes from the coding sequence ATGACCGCCGTGGACAAGTCGATCCCTGAACTCCGTGCGACACGTCCTTTCAAGGAGCGTGTCGGCCCCAAGGGCAACCTGATCTACAAGCTGATCACCACCACCGATCACAAGTTGATCGGCATCATGTATTGCGTCGCCTGCTTCACCTTCTTCTTCATCGGTGGGCTGATGGCACTGTTCATCCGGGCCGAGCTCGCTCTGCCCGGGCTGCAGTTCCTGAGCAACGAGCAGTACAACCAGCTGTTCACCATGCACGGCACGGTGATGCTGCTGTTCTACGCCACACCGGTGGTGTTCGGGTTCGCCAACCTGGTGCTGCCGCTGCAGATCGGTGCCCCCGACGTCGCGTTCCCGCGGCTCAACGCCCTGTCTTTCTGGCTGTTCGTCTTCGGTGCGCTGATCGCCCTCGCCGGTTTCATCACCCCCGGCGGCGCCGCGGACTTCGGCTGGACTGCGTACGCCCCGCTCAGCGACGCGGTGCACAGCCCAGGGGCCGGCGGAGATCTGTGGATCATGGGCCTGGCCGTCGGCGGTCTCGGCACCATCCTCGGTGGGGTCAACATGATCACCACCGTGGTCTGTATGCGTGCCCCGGGCATGACGATGTTCCGGATGCCGATCTTCACCTGGAACATCCTGGTGACCTCGATCCTGGTGCTGATCGCCTTCCCGCTGTTGACCGCCGCGCTGTTCGGGCTGGCCGCCGACCGCCACCTCGGTGCCCACGTCTACGACCCGGCCAACGGTGGCGTGTTGTTGTGGCAGCACTTGTTCTGGTTCTTCGGCCACCCCGAGGTCTACATCGTCGCGCTGCCGTTCTTCGGCATCGTCACCGAGATCTTCCCGGTGTTCAGCCGCAAGCCGATCTTCGGTTACACCACGCTGATCTACGCCACGATGGCGATCGCTGCGCTGTCGGTGGCGGTGTGGGCACACCACATGTTCGCCACGGGTGCGGTGCTGCTGCCCTTCTTCGCGTTCATGACGTACCTGATCGCGGTGCCGACCGGTATCAAGTTCTTCAACTGGATCGGCACCATGTGGAAGGGTCAGTTGACGTTCGAGACACCGATGCTGTTCTCGGTGGGATTCCTGGTGACCTTCCTGCTCGGCGGCCTGACCGGGGTGATTCTGGCCAGCCCGCCGCTGGACTTCCACGTCACCGACTCCTACTTCGTGATCGCGCACTTCCACTACGTGCTGTTCGGCACCATCGTGTTCGCCACCTACGCCGGGATCTACTTCTGGTTCCCGAAGATGACGGGCCGGCTGCTCGACGAGCGGTTGGGCAAGCTGCACTTCTGGCTGACGTTCATCGGCTTCCACACCACGTTCCTGGTGCAGCACTGGCTCGGTGACGAAGGTATGCCGCGCCGCTATGCCGACTACCTGCCCTCCGACGGGTTCACCAGCCTCAACGTCGTCTCCACCATCGGTGCCTTCATCCTCGGCATCTCGACGCTGCCGTTCGTCTGGAATGTGTTCAAGAGCTGGCGCTACGGCGAGGTCGTGACCGTCGATGATCCGTGGGGTTACGGCAACTCGCTGGAGTGGGCGACCAGTTGCCCGCCGCCGCGGCACAACTTCACCGAGCTGCCGCGGATCCGGTCCGAGCGCCCGGCGTTCGAGCTGCACTACCCGCACATGATCGACCGGATGCGTGCCGAAGCTCACATCGGGCGATCCCACGGACCGTCCGATGGGGACGTCACCAGACTCGACGGTGAACAGGTCCGGACTTGA
- a CDS encoding saccharopine dehydrogenase family protein, with amino-acid sequence MTAPEREFDIVVYGATGFVGKLTALYLAKTGGDARIALAGRSPDKLLAVRESLGPEAQSWPLITADATSPSTLNAMAARTQVVITTVGPYTKYGLPLVAACAAAGTDYADLTGETMFIRDSIDHYHKQASDTGARIVHSCGFDSVPSDLTVYALYKRAQADDAGELLDTNLVVRRFAGGVSGGTIASMLEVMRTSSRDPAARAAMADPYTLSTDRDAEPDLGPQPDIGWRRGAQIAPELSGVWTGAFVMGATNARLVRRSNALLEWRYGRKFHYAESMSMKSSPLAPVAAAVGTATNATVVALGSRYFDKLPNRLVERVLPKPGTGPSEQARERGHYTVETYTTTMTGARYRATMAQQGDPGYKATAVLLGECGLALALHRDTLSDLRGVLTPAAALGDALLDLLPAAEGVTLETTRLN; translated from the coding sequence ATGACCGCACCGGAGCGTGAATTCGACATCGTGGTGTACGGGGCGACGGGATTCGTCGGGAAACTCACCGCCCTGTACCTGGCGAAGACGGGCGGCGACGCACGAATCGCATTGGCAGGGCGCTCACCGGACAAATTGCTGGCCGTTCGCGAGTCGCTGGGCCCCGAGGCGCAGTCCTGGCCGCTGATCACCGCTGACGCCACATCGCCGTCGACGCTGAATGCGATGGCTGCCCGCACCCAGGTAGTCATCACCACCGTCGGGCCGTACACGAAGTACGGGCTGCCACTGGTGGCGGCGTGTGCGGCGGCAGGCACCGACTACGCCGACCTGACCGGCGAGACGATGTTCATCCGCGACAGCATCGACCACTACCACAAGCAAGCCTCCGACACCGGCGCCCGCATCGTTCACTCCTGCGGATTCGATTCCGTCCCTTCCGATCTCACCGTCTATGCGCTGTACAAGCGGGCGCAGGCCGACGATGCGGGGGAATTGCTGGACACCAACCTGGTGGTGCGGCGCTTCGCCGGTGGCGTGTCCGGGGGGACCATTGCGTCCATGCTGGAGGTGATGCGGACATCGTCCAGGGATCCCGCGGCACGCGCAGCCATGGCCGACCCGTACACGCTGAGCACCGACCGGGACGCCGAACCCGACCTCGGCCCGCAACCCGATATCGGATGGCGCCGCGGCGCACAGATCGCGCCGGAGCTGTCCGGCGTCTGGACCGGTGCTTTCGTGATGGGCGCCACCAACGCCCGCCTCGTACGGCGCAGCAACGCCCTGCTGGAGTGGCGGTACGGCAGGAAGTTCCATTACGCCGAGAGCATGAGCATGAAGTCCTCGCCGCTGGCGCCGGTGGCGGCCGCAGTCGGTACCGCCACCAATGCCACGGTCGTGGCCCTGGGCAGCCGTTACTTCGACAAGCTCCCGAACCGACTGGTGGAGCGCGTCCTCCCGAAACCCGGCACCGGGCCCAGTGAACAGGCCCGTGAGCGCGGGCATTACACCGTCGAGACCTACACGACCACGATGACGGGCGCGCGCTACCGCGCCACCATGGCACAGCAGGGTGACCCCGGGTACAAGGCGACGGCAGTGCTGCTCGGTGAGTGTGGCCTGGCATTGGCGCTGCACCGCGACACCCTGTCTGACCTGCGCGGTGTGCTCACTCCAGCCGCCGCGCTCGGTGACGCGCTGCTGGACCTGCTGCCGGCCGCGGAAGGTGTGACTCTGGAGACCACGCGGCTGAACTGA
- a CDS encoding S9 family peptidase, with protein sequence MPNAGTPFDDLDDYLALPRLTGLAANADGSRVVVTLAELNPKKTEYLSAVWELDPTGRVPARRLTRGTKGESAPAFTADDDLLFLAVRADDSDDSPPAALWRLPVDGGEAERVLAAPGGVTAVRTARSAPRTVVVVPVLPSATDLGTDRRLRTLRKDSGVSAILHTGYPVRHWDHDLGPDEPHLLDADGARDLTPAPGIALRDSGFDVSPDGTFIVASWRIPIAGAALRSVLVRIDVATGERTVLAEDVDADLESPAISPDGTQVAFTRETVSTPECAPRISLCRMHFGANPEPVAPDWDRWPSSVTWAADGSALIVVADDGGRSPIFRIGLDNAVTRLTPDDFAYTNVVATEVAVFALRSSYAAPPHPVRIAADGTVTVLPSVALPDLPGALTEIDATTDDGRTVRSWLVLPRESEPAPLLLWIHGGPLGSWNAWSWRWNPWLLAAKGYAVLLPDPALSTGYGQELIQLGWGAWGGPPYSDLMAATDAACADPRIDASRIAAMGGSFGGYMANWVAGHTDRFAAIVTHASLWALDQFGATTDSSYYWLREMTPQMAAANSPHRFVGQIETPMLVIHAALDYRVPIGEALRLWFDLLTASGLPADEAGDSPHRFLYFPSENHWVLAPQHAKLWYQVVTAFLAEHVLGHDVELPETLG encoded by the coding sequence ATGCCGAACGCCGGGACCCCTTTTGATGATCTCGACGACTACCTCGCGCTGCCGCGCCTGACGGGGCTTGCCGCCAACGCGGACGGTAGCCGGGTGGTGGTGACGCTGGCCGAGCTCAACCCGAAGAAAACCGAATACCTCAGCGCCGTATGGGAACTCGACCCGACGGGCCGGGTACCCGCGCGTAGGTTGACCCGGGGAACCAAGGGAGAATCAGCCCCGGCGTTCACCGCCGACGACGATCTGTTGTTCCTCGCGGTGCGCGCCGACGACAGCGATGACAGCCCGCCTGCGGCGCTGTGGCGACTACCCGTCGACGGCGGCGAGGCCGAGCGGGTGCTGGCAGCGCCCGGTGGGGTCACTGCGGTGCGCACCGCACGGTCCGCGCCCCGCACCGTGGTGGTCGTGCCCGTGCTGCCGTCGGCCACCGACCTCGGTACCGACCGACGCCTTCGTACCCTGCGCAAGGACTCCGGCGTCAGCGCCATCCTGCACACCGGCTATCCGGTGCGGCACTGGGATCACGATCTCGGCCCGGATGAGCCGCATCTGCTCGACGCCGACGGCGCGCGTGACCTGACGCCGGCTCCTGGAATTGCCCTGCGCGACAGCGGTTTTGACGTCAGTCCTGACGGCACCTTCATCGTCGCCTCCTGGCGGATCCCGATTGCGGGTGCCGCCCTGCGCAGCGTCTTGGTGCGCATCGACGTCGCCACCGGCGAGCGCACTGTCCTCGCCGAGGACGTCGACGCCGATTTGGAATCCCCGGCGATCTCCCCGGACGGAACCCAGGTGGCGTTCACCAGGGAAACTGTCTCCACGCCGGAATGTGCTCCCCGAATCAGTCTGTGCCGCATGCACTTCGGTGCGAATCCGGAGCCCGTGGCACCGGACTGGGACCGATGGCCGTCGTCGGTGACCTGGGCCGCAGACGGTTCCGCGCTGATCGTCGTCGCCGACGACGGCGGGCGGAGTCCGATCTTCCGTATCGGCCTCGACAATGCGGTGACCCGCCTGACCCCCGACGATTTCGCCTACACGAATGTGGTGGCCACCGAGGTCGCGGTATTCGCGTTGCGCAGCAGTTACGCTGCCCCGCCGCACCCGGTGCGCATCGCGGCCGACGGCACTGTCACAGTGCTGCCCAGCGTGGCACTGCCGGACCTGCCGGGCGCGCTGACCGAGATCGACGCCACCACCGACGACGGCAGAACAGTGCGGTCGTGGCTGGTGCTGCCGCGAGAATCCGAACCGGCTCCGCTGCTGCTGTGGATCCACGGCGGTCCGCTCGGGAGCTGGAACGCCTGGTCGTGGCGGTGGAACCCGTGGCTGCTGGCGGCCAAGGGATATGCGGTGCTGCTGCCGGATCCCGCGCTGTCCACCGGGTACGGCCAGGAATTGATCCAACTGGGCTGGGGCGCCTGGGGAGGGCCGCCTTACTCAGATCTGATGGCGGCCACCGACGCAGCGTGCGCTGACCCGCGGATCGACGCCTCCCGCATCGCGGCCATGGGTGGCTCCTTCGGCGGCTACATGGCCAACTGGGTGGCCGGACACACCGATCGGTTTGCCGCGATCGTCACCCACGCCAGCTTGTGGGCGTTGGACCAGTTCGGCGCCACCACCGATTCGTCCTACTACTGGCTGCGGGAGATGACGCCGCAGATGGCCGCTGCGAACTCCCCGCACCGCTTCGTCGGGCAGATCGAAACGCCGATGCTGGTCATCCACGCCGCCTTGGATTATCGGGTGCCGATAGGCGAGGCGCTGCGATTGTGGTTCGACCTGTTGACTGCCTCCGGCCTGCCGGCCGACGAGGCGGGGGACTCGCCGCACCGATTCCTGTACTTCCCGTCGGAGAACCACTGGGTGCTGGCTCCCCAGCACGCCAAGCTCTGGTATCAGGTGGTGACAGCCTTCCTGGCCGAGCACGTGCTGGGGCACGACGTCGAGCTGCCCGAAACGCTCGGCTGA